In Gracilinanus agilis isolate LMUSP501 chromosome 1, AgileGrace, whole genome shotgun sequence, the sequence AAGCCAAGTAATGATTTGATGATCTCTTAATGCAGTACACTGTATTTCATGTGTGGGTTGGATTACATCAGTAGTTTTTTGGCATTTTGTGTCAgactagtgaagcctatggaccccccTTCAGAATATTTCTGCTGCCTATGCTTAATTGACAGAAATACTTGAAATGAAGTAAATGTTCGATTTCTCTTAGAGGTTactaaaaattctcatttttttcctcatccaaGTTCATGAACTCCCTGAAATATATCCATAGAGCCTAAGTTAAGAACTCCTAAACTAGTCAATTTCTTCTGATATTCTAATATCTAATTCCCTCATTATGCAAATGGAAGAGACCAAGGGTGTCCTAGGCATAGGCAGATCTTTCCTCATTAACCACAGCTACAATACCATAGCTAGTTacatgtttccttttctttggaaTATTACAGTTTTACAAGTTGGCATTGAAGGGTTTTTGAAAATCTATGGAGACTTCTACTGATTGCTTAAAACTTAATCTAAAAAATCAATTTTACCTCAAGATCATTTTCATCACCACTGTCctcatcttcttcttcctcttcttcttcttcttcttcttctccttcactCTCTTGTCCTGGTAATTCCTCAGGCACATCTTTTTCCTCTATTATGCCATTGGTCAGACCAGAGCTTTGGAAAAGGATGCTACTTGACAATCTGGGACCCCTGATGGCTAGCAAAAGAAATCTAATGAATCATTAATAGATCAGCATGAAATCTAAACAAAACAAGCAAGCACAGATTTTACTAACCTCTAATGGCACCCACattgtttttttccagttcctCTAGATTAAAACCTTGCTGCATATCTGCTACAATACTCTCAGTAAGATGTGAAGAAAGAGTCAGTGATGAAGGAGCCTGACAGTAGTAACTCATCTTAGggctggtttaaaaaaaaaaaaagataaaatttaatagctAATCAATACTATTAAGTTTTCAACAGATGAACTAAATAAAGCCTTTACCCTGTCCAGTGAGACCAAAACAGCTTGGCAGCTTCCTCTACTTTTGGTATACCACCTTTCCGCACCATCCCTTTCTTCTGTGCTAGCAGGGTTAAGAATTCCTGAGAATCTCTATAGCTTGGGATGTTGTATCGTAACATTAgctgaaacaagaaaaaaaaaattgcttcatCTGGTCTAGCATATGTTTTGTCAAGAATTTTAAGGTGGCAATTTTGTTAAATCCAAATAACTACAATATCATTAGATATGCAGTTatataagacaaaagataataaaTGACTCAAAACAAGCCAGCACTGTTTATCTGCTTATCCAGGAATGTCCctgttttttcatttccttataaACAAGAAGTCAAGAAATTGCCTTTTCAGTgccagagaaaaaaacaacaaagtaacTAAATAGATCCTCATCTCTATCAAACTAATAGACAAACTAAACTTGTACATTCAACCATTATCTTCAACTAGATGGTTCCAAGGACATTTATCTCTGGCCGAAAAAACTGATATCAATATAGAAGGGGCCTTCAAGAGCTCTGAAGAAAAGTAGAGATTAATAATGAAGCTACTGAAAACAAAACTGTAAGAAACTATATTACCTGCTGTTTATTACAGTATTCCAGGATTGTAGTTACTGAATctaatgtttctctttcttcaataTTTGTGGGACTTCTCAAAGCAAGAGCTAGTGCAGAGTTAGAAGGAGATGCAATAATGCTTGGACTATTCAATATTGTGATTTTCTTGTCGATATGGACAATTTGCATGTATCTACAGAAGAAATAGTAATGCATAAACACTTTGAATCTTCAAAGAATGAAGAGAGATGAATACCTAAGCAAACATGAAGCTCAGAGTTGGATTGAAGAAATTCAACATAGAACATCAGATCCAGTTTGTCATCATATGCTTCATGTGTGAATGACAACTCAAACCCATACATATTTTcacacagaaaatctcatttataGGGAAAAACATGCCAGGTCTTATGATATTCATATGTAAACAAAAAAATGTGATTACAAGTTCTACCAAAGCCATGATATTTGACATCTTCCTTTAACTGAAACccttaaagaggaagaaaaattaggaTCAACTTAATTGTATTCAATTTAAAAGGTTATGATATCAAAAGTTACAACTTTCTCCTTGAAATATTCCCAAGAGCCCTCAAACTTTTCAGATGCTTACCTTGTAAGACCCATGGCTGGTCCAGTATGACACACATATGCTTGTTTTAAACTATTGATTATGCTACTTTTGCCCACATTTGGGAAACcttcaaatgaaaagaaatagaaatatctcATTATTTATGATACAAATAACTCATTGGAAACTCAAATAGTATAAAGAAATCTGCATTTTGTGTACAGAAAACAAATACTGACAAAAATAGATTTTATGGGAAGTATGAAATAAAACTGGATGAGTCCTGTTCAGAGTGAGATCAGAGTTGGATCTCTTatcatcattttaataataagACCATTTCTATCTTCATTTCTCACCCAAACAACAGTCAGAACAGATACTATGCCAGAGACTTCAATACTAATCTTAAACCCTAAAGGGGTCATTAACAGCAGAacattttgtggtagcaaagaactagaaacaaattaGATGCCCTTAGACTAGAGAATGCAATGGCTTAAATTGTGATACGTGAACATCATGGGATATTACTGTGCTCTAAAATCCAACCAGTAGGATGAAAAGAGGCTGCAACAATGTTAAAGGAAAGAACCACAAAACAACCAAAATGTAATATGCAACAAAActacaaagaagagaaataaagaccCCACCCCAactcctttgcagaggtaggaagtatggggggaaggggaagtacATTGCATgcatttccaaactttttcaatgtattgttTTTTGCTaactctttcctcattttttccccctctccctttctttaaaaaatagcatttgcTCTATGTGATGGCTCTCTTGGAGGAGATAGTATTAAAatcgtttttttaaaaataaggcagATTAAAATCAATTTCAACCATTAATTTTTTGAGGTACCAAATAGTTTGTTTTCTTCAAACTTAATAAGGAACAGTTACATGAGACTAATAATTCACATCTACACTGTGGGTATTCTTTCCAAGCATTTCTCCCAGCACCCTTTTAAAGGTAAATACCCTTTTGTCAGCAACCAAATTTCTGATTTCATTTCCATAGAAAAGTTGCTAGTTATGATTACATAAACTCACCAATCACACCAACTCGAATGGCTTTGTTTTTAGTCTCACAAAAGCCACTAAGGAGTGTCAAAAGGCTCTTTCCACCCAAGCATATGCCTTGCCTGCTGACGTCCAGCTTCTTCTTCCCTGGCTTTAAATTCAAACAAGTTAGTTACCTTCTTGGTTGTCAATTATCTTTATAAAGAATGGGATACATTCTAGGCAAGAAATAACAGAACTGACTCAATAGCAGAAAAGTGATATCTAGACTTAGAACTGATGCAGTGGctagaacactgggcctagagCTAGataagacctacattcaaatccagcctcaggcacttactagctatataacccatggcaagtcactcaacctctctcTATGCAAAACAAGGAGAGGGATAATAGTATCccctacctacctcccagggtggtttgAGGATTGAATGAGGTAATATTCACAAATTTGCTCCTTTTTCTATCCTATGTATATTTGCACATTAAAAGGCCCAGAAGCACCTGGCAGTGTCTGCAATGCagacagtgcttaataaatgtatattctctaatacacatatatacacatttaccCTGACTCAAAAATAGTATACTACAGAACTGAAAAGAACAACCTTTATTTCAGTCTCCTACACTCTTCAAGTAGTCATGATTCCCCTTCCTAAGCCAGTTTAATTATGACTGGTCCCTCTCTGTGAATAATAAATGACATATAATTCTGTGATTCCTTTTACAAGTTACTATTATCTTTTCCACAATCCATCTAATCTCCAAGCCCATTCCCAAATAGTGGACAATCGTGACAATACCACCATGAGTAAGGTTAGCATAGCTGGTTTCAGAAAAATGacagtatttaaaaataatcagaatttctctaatctctttgggTGAAATCAGAGTTGGATCTGTGATCTTCACAATTCCATCTAGTTTTCAGTGTTCATCATATTTCAACCCAAATAACAAT encodes:
- the GNL3 gene encoding guanine nucleotide-binding protein-like 3, with the protein product MKRPKLKKASKRMTCHKRFKIQKKVREHYRKVRKEAKKRGHKKAKKDPGVPNSAPFKEALLREAEQRKQQLEELKQKQKLNKQKEQGQKRKRDESDVASSKTEPAKTEFVRRKTKLSCKTIKQGSKKSFCRELQKVIETSDVLLEVLDARDPLGCRCPQVEQVITQTGGNKKLLLVLNKTDLVPKENLEKWVHCLKKEFPTVVFRASTFGKEKIKMPGKKKLDVSRQGICLGGKSLLTLLSGFCETKNKAIRVGVIGFPNVGKSSIINSLKQAYVCHTGPAMGLTRYMQIVHIDKKITILNSPSIIASPSNSALALALRSPTNIEERETLDSVTTILEYCNKQQLMLRYNIPSYRDSQEFLTLLAQKKGMVRKGGIPKVEEAAKLFWSHWTGPKMSYYCQAPSSLTLSSHLTESIVADMQQGFNLEELEKNNVGAIRAIRGPRLSSSILFQSSGLTNGIIEEKDVPEELPGQESEGEEEEEEEEEEEDEDSGDENDLEERSRLGNKRIKVEKITLKEFQPGEDFDTREEKSFLKDKIIEEDDDTYSFNTDYV